The following proteins come from a genomic window of Denitromonas sp.:
- the istB gene encoding IS21-like element ISAzo17 family helper ATPase IstB produces the protein HSRKQSMLTRLAGFPAIKTLEDFDYGFASGLKRSQLEELASLAFVERAENVVLVGPSGVGKTHLAIALGYRATQAGIKTRFTTAADLLLTLVLAHERNQLKSMMQRSINAYRLLIVDEIGYLPMTREQANLFFQVIAARYERGSLIVTSNLSFGQWDSTFAQDATLTAALLDRLLHHAHIVPISGESYRLKHQRKAGMVQPLAAAG, from the coding sequence GCACAGCCGTAAGCAGAGCATGCTCACCCGCCTGGCCGGCTTCCCCGCGATCAAGACGCTGGAGGACTTCGATTATGGCTTTGCCAGCGGCCTCAAGCGCAGCCAGCTTGAAGAGTTGGCCAGCCTCGCCTTCGTCGAGCGTGCCGAAAACGTCGTACTGGTGGGCCCCAGCGGCGTGGGCAAGACCCATCTGGCCATCGCGCTGGGCTACCGCGCCACGCAGGCGGGCATCAAGACGCGCTTCACCACCGCCGCCGATCTGCTGCTGACGCTGGTGCTGGCGCACGAGCGCAACCAGCTCAAGAGCATGATGCAGCGCTCGATCAACGCCTACCGGCTGCTGATCGTCGATGAGATCGGCTACCTGCCGATGACGCGCGAGCAGGCCAACCTATTCTTCCAGGTGATTGCGGCGCGCTACGAGCGCGGCAGCCTGATCGTGACCAGCAACCTGTCGTTCGGGCAGTGGGACAGCACCTTCGCCCAGGACGCCACGCTCACGGCGGCGCTGCTTGATCGGCTGCTGCATCACGCGCACATCGTGCCGATCAGCGGCGAGAGCTACCGGCTCAAGCACCAGCGCAAGGCCGGGATGGTACAGCCGCTCGCCGCTGCCGGCTGA